A DNA window from Desulfobotulus mexicanus contains the following coding sequences:
- a CDS encoding Rpn family recombination-promoting nuclease/putative transposase translates to MGNHDIFFKKILDVEGHAEELVRSSLPPAILEGLDLSTLEEEKGSFLGEELSEYFSDLLYTCQFKGSEIRIALLFEHKSYVDHDMLFKILLYMASQWERCRKQEIEKTPIIPIVIYHGERKWQPGLLSDYFKDLPPMIKPFIPDSEYVFVDLSSWQDEDIKDKLFVMVSMKFCMLIFKNIFDPEKLRDNIKEYFELASSLFEDEDGLKIIKNAIEYIFKSTDLQPEYVAETIGSVSLKGKELAMTTAERLMSEGVYSEKYQTIMSLREFNMKPEDIAKATRLTPEKVKEVLAAGDKGLDLLIGKDATKH, encoded by the coding sequence TCATCCCTGCCGCCTGCCATACTTGAGGGGCTGGATCTGAGTACCCTGGAGGAGGAAAAGGGTTCCTTTTTGGGGGAAGAGTTGTCAGAGTATTTTTCTGATCTGCTTTACACCTGCCAGTTTAAAGGTTCGGAGATCCGTATAGCCCTGCTTTTTGAGCATAAAAGCTATGTGGATCATGATATGCTCTTTAAAATCCTTCTGTATATGGCAAGTCAGTGGGAACGCTGCCGCAAGCAGGAGATAGAAAAAACCCCCATTATTCCCATAGTGATCTATCATGGGGAAAGAAAATGGCAGCCCGGTCTTCTCAGTGACTATTTTAAAGACCTGCCCCCCATGATCAAGCCCTTCATCCCGGATTCAGAGTATGTTTTTGTGGATCTTTCAAGCTGGCAAGATGAGGATATCAAAGATAAGCTCTTTGTAATGGTTTCCATGAAGTTCTGTATGCTCATTTTTAAGAACATTTTTGACCCAGAGAAGCTGAGAGACAACATAAAGGAATATTTTGAGCTGGCATCCTCWTTGTTTGAAGATGAAGATGGCCTGAAGATCATCAAAAATGCCATAGAGTACATTTTTAAATCCACAGATCTTCAGCCTGAATATGTGGCTGAGACGATAGGTAGTGTAAGCCTGAAAGGAAAGGAGCTTGCCATGACTACAGCGGAAAGATTGATGAGTGAAGGTGTCTATAGTGAGAAGTACCAGACGATCATGAGCCTCCGTGAGTTCAATATGAAACCGGAGGATATTGCCAAGGCTACCAGGCTTACCCCCGAAAAGGTCAAGGAAGTTCTTGCTGCCGGTGACAAAGGGCTGGATCTGCTCATAGGCAAGGATGCCACCAAACATTAG